One stretch of bacterium DNA includes these proteins:
- a CDS encoding outer membrane protein transport protein yields the protein MGLSAGATRTSIMLRKVNFFDPATIDTSANSLPIQYRLFPIDTKIEGIGWGIGGILGILWRINEKLTVGASARIYSKVKLEGTADLTLYFPYNDYLLSQMPPEKKFMFDGSIATGSGNFTTSLNLPANLGAGISYKPNERLTLALDVDWTRWFTLDRLGVDFEGLVLSVSNTIPLDTVKTDTLVLLWKNTYRVSLGGEYKVTPPLSIRYGLFWDQSPVPDNTITVLIPDPGDKYSLNLGFGYNWNNVELNVNYEYITRCQRTVARDSLYSYESQYLPGTYEMNLNAIGLSIVYKF from the coding sequence ATAGGGTTATCGGCGGGTGCTACCAGAACTTCCATTATGCTTAGAAAGGTTAATTTCTTTGACCCTGCAACCATTGATACATCTGCAAACTCTCTCCCAATCCAGTATAGACTCTTTCCCATAGATACAAAAATAGAGGGCATTGGATGGGGCATTGGTGGAATTCTCGGTATTTTGTGGAGAATAAATGAAAAGTTAACGGTTGGAGCTTCCGCAAGAATATATTCAAAAGTGAAACTGGAAGGAACAGCAGATTTAACACTCTATTTCCCTTACAACGACTACTTACTGTCCCAGATGCCACCAGAAAAGAAATTTATGTTTGACGGTTCCATCGCCACAGGTTCCGGTAACTTCACAACGAGTCTCAATTTACCCGCCAATCTCGGAGCAGGAATATCCTACAAGCCCAACGAAAGACTTACCCTGGCACTAGACGTGGACTGGACCAGGTGGTTTACCCTTGATCGGCTTGGAGTAGATTTTGAGGGACTTGTCCTTAGTGTCAGTAATACAATACCCCTTGATACTGTAAAAACTGATACCCTCGTACTCTTATGGAAAAACACTTACAGGGTGAGTTTAGGTGGAGAATACAAAGTAACTCCTCCACTCTCAATAAGATATGGTTTGTTCTGGGATCAATCACCCGTTCCGGATAATACCATTACGGTTTTGATACCCGACCCCGGAGACAAATACAGCCTAAACCTCGGCTTTGGATATAACTGGAATAACGTTGAACTCAATGTAAACTATGAATACATAACCCGTTGCCAAAGAACAGTGGCCAGGGATTCACTGTATAGTTACGAATCGCAATACCTTCCAGGCACCTACGAAATGAATTTGAATGCAATAGGTTTAAGCATAGTCTATAAGTTTTAA